One window of Papaver somniferum cultivar HN1 chromosome 9, ASM357369v1, whole genome shotgun sequence genomic DNA carries:
- the LOC113313876 gene encoding uncharacterized protein LOC113313876, which translates to MGSRSEPIPVEISPLKQDPAWRHVQMFKNDGKVQLKCKYCLKLFKGGGIHRIKEHLANRKGNAPCCPRVPQDVKNQMLQSLEVIAVKSGKKQKDANGVKNLEQSELGSLHVVSQSNLNTGLQLHSPQNLVEQSPLGNLHVASRLNLNTGLQLHSPQNLVEQSPPGFITPQDEGMRSRASDKKKKGRVENSSSTLAPLPLDTCPPITNDLNRVSTVDKDQVHMAIGRFLYDIGAPLDAVNSSYFQPMIDVIASKGLGLQATSYHDLRGWILKNSGEEMSGFLDRHKAAWGKTGCSILVDEWITETGRILINILVYCAEATVFLKTYDVSNIVTSVDALYELLKEVVEEVGVRNVVQVISDSTDHYIAAGKRLTETYPTMYWTPCAARAVNLILEDIGKLEWVNMILEHVKRVTRFIYNHGVILNMMRRYTGGMDLVQPSHTRSATDFTSLKTMVSLKDTLQGMVTSQEWVDSVLSKTPGGIAVIDIILSQSFWSSCSTLVLLTDPLVGILSMVHSHERPSVGYILAGIYRAKEAIKRVLVEKKEYMLYWKIIDNRWDQLLQHPLHEASFFLNPKYYYSLKGDVHDKIPSGMLDCIERLMPDIKVQDKINKEMIGYKNVAGDFGRNMAVRARHTLLPAEWWSTYAGDCPNLARLAIRILSQNCSATGCKRDPIPFEQIHKTRNRLEHQRLSDLVFVQYNLRLQQIKLQKNSEPGAMDPISLESCNFAQEWVAEKEEFFEEGDSNWVALKHPVGNTMPLEWVTQNVDQDIQDDLFEDLFADFRYQDKGYGMGIDDDDDDDK; encoded by the exons ATGGGTTCAAGGTCAGAACCAATACCAGTAGAAATAAGTCCATTAAAACAGGACCCAGCGTGGAGACATGTACAAATGTTTAAGAATGATGGAAAAGTTCAACTGAAATGTAAATATTGTCTGAAACTATTTAAAGGTGGTGGAATCCATAGAATTAAAGAACATTTAGCTAATCGGAAAGGGAATGCACCTTGTTGTCCAAGAGTTCCTCAAGatgttaaaaaccaaatgttacaaAGTTTAGAAGTTATTGCAGTCAAGAGTGGTAAAAAACAAAAAGATGCTAATGGAGTAAAGAATCTTGAACAATCCGAGTTGGGTAGTTTGCATGTCGTTTCCCAATCGAATTTAAACACTGGTTTACAATTGCATTCTCCTCAAAATTTGGTTGAACAAAGTCCTCTGGGTAATTTGCATGTTGCTTCCCGTTTGAATTTAAACACTGGTTTACAATTGCATTCACCTCAAAATTTGGTTGAGCAAAGTCCACCAGGGTTTATCACGCCACAAGATGAAGGAATGAGAAGTAGAGCTTCGGATAAAAAGAAGAAAGGAAGAGTGGAGAATTCTAGTTCCACTCTGGCCCCTTTGCCTCTTGATACATGTCCACCAATAACGAATGACCTTAACAGGGTGTCCACAGTAGATAAGGATCAAGTGCATATGGCAATTGGGCGGTTTTTGTATGATATTGGAGCTCCTTTAGATGCAGTAAACTCATCTTACTTCCAGCCCATGATTGATGTGATTGCATCAAAAGGATTAGGACTTCAAGCAACTTCGTACCATGACCTTCGAGGTTGGATTTTGAAAAATTCGGGTGAAGAAATGAGTGGCTTCTTGGATAGACATAAGGCAGCATGGGGAAAGACTGGATGTTCAATCCTGGTCGATGAATGGATTACAGAAACTGGCAGAATATTGATAAATATTTTAGTTTACTGCGCTGAAGCTACCGTCTTTCTCAAAACTTATGATGTGTCTAATATAGTTACCTCTGTCGATGCTCTTTATGAACTGCTGAAGGAAGTAGTGGAAGAAGTTGGGGTAAGAAATGTTGTGCAAGTGATTAGTGACAGTACAGATCACTACATAGCAGCGGGGAAAAGGTTAACTGAAACTTACCCCACTATGTATTGGACCCCGTGTGCAGCTCGTGCAGTAAATTTGATTCTAGAAGATATTGGAAAACTCGAGTGGGTGAATATGATCCTTGAGCATGTTAAAAGAGTCACTAGATTTATCTACAACCATGGTGTGATTTTGAATATGATGAGAAGGTATACAGGTGGAATGGATTTAGTGCAACCTAGTCACACCCGCTCTGCCACAGACTTTACCTCGCTGAAAACCATGGTTAGTTTGAAAGATACTTTGCAGGGGATGGTTACTTCGCAGGAGTGGGTGGACTCGGTACTCTCAAAGACGCCAGGAGGAATTGCAGTGATTGACATCATACTTAGTCAATCATTTTGGTCCTCATGTTCTACCCTTGTTCTGTTAACAGATCCTCTTGTGGGGATTTTGAGTATGGTTCACAGTCATGAGCGCCCTTCAGTTGGTTACATTCTTGCTGGAATTTATCGGGCCAAGGAAGCTATCAAGAGAGTGCTGGTTGAGAAGAAAGAGTACATGTTGTACTGGAAAATTATCGATAATAGGTGGGACCAGCTACTTCAGCACCCTCTTCATGAGGCTAGTTTTTTCCTCAACCCGAAGTACTATTATAGTCTCAAAGGTGATGTTCATGATAAGATCCCATCAGGAATGTTAGATTGCATTGAGAGATTAATGCCTGATATTAAAGTCCAAGACAAAATTAACAAAGAGATGATAGGATACAAGAATGTCGCAGGCGATTTTGGACGTAATATGGCTGTTAGAGCAAGACATACTCTGCTCCCTG CTGAATGGTGGTCTACATATGCTGGAGATTGCCCAAATTTGGCACGATTAGCTATCCGTATTTTAAGCCAGAACTGTAGTGCTACTGGATGCAAGCGGGACCCTATTCCTTTTGAACAAATCCATAAAACAAGAAACCGTCTTGAGCATCAAAGGCTGTCAGACCTTGTATTCGTCCAGTACAACTTGCGTTTGCAACAAAT TAAACTTCAGAAAAATAGTGAGCCAGGAGCTATGGACCCTATCTCCTTAGAAAGCTGTAATTTTGCCCAAGAGTGGGTAGCGGAGAAGGAAGAGTTCTTTGAAGAAGGGGATTCTAATTGGGTGGCACTAAAGCATCCCGTCGGCAACACTATGCCATTAGAGTGGGTAACTCAAAATGTTGACCAGGACATTCAAGATGATTTATTTGAAGACTTGTTTGCAG ATTTCAGGTATCAAGATAAAGGATATGGAATGGGAATcgacgacgatgatgatgatgataagtaA
- the LOC113313339 gene encoding L-type lectin-domain containing receptor kinase S.4-like: MAKFLLFILFIITNPFLVFCQFDEFFFNGFSEAHNNNNKISLNGSSEIKKNGILQLTNDTSRLTGHATYQTPLQFKNSTNGKVYSFSTSFAFAIVSQFQFQRLGGHGFAFTISPDKLLNGFPSPYLGVFNPSDVGNLSNHVFAVEFDTVQDFEFGDIDDNHIGIDIDGLNSTSSVSAAYFAENSTKVNITLKSGNIFQVWIDYDSIEYVVNVSISPFSWKPKQPILSTSRIDLSSVFEDSMYGLSSSTGLLASSHYILGWDFKMNGISRNLDLSSLPSLPGLKKKHVAVIIGVSVSSILLLIVAVCFAIYLFIKIKNADVIEDWELDIGPHRFSYEELKTATKGFKEKELLGVGGFGKVYKGRLPNSKAVVAVKRISHDSKQGLHEFVSEIGTIGRLRHRNLVQLQGWCRRRGDLLLVYDYMPNGSLDKYIYREPKIVLSWEQRFKIIKGVSAALLYLHEQWEQIVVHRDIKASNILLDGEFNGRLGDFGLAKLYEHGSNPGTTRIVGTLGYLAPELTKTGKATPSSDVFAFGALLLETCCGRRPIEPKAVPAELTLIDWVWDKWTSGLIFDVVDPRLKDEFDEDEVLRASTVGEED; the protein is encoded by the coding sequence ATGGCTAAATTTCTCTTGTTTATTCTGTTTATAATCACAAACCCATTTTTAGTTTTCTGTCAATTTGATGAATTCTTCTTCAATGGATTCAGTGAAGctcataacaacaacaacaagataagCTTAAATGGTTCATCAGAGATCAAGAAAAATGGGATACTTCAATTAACAAATGATACCAGTAGATTAACTGGTCATGCTACTTATCAAACTCCATTACAATTTAAGAATTCCACAAATGGAAAAGTTTATTCATTTTCAACTTCTTTTGCATTTGCAATTGTTTCTCAGTTTCAATTTCAAAGATTAGGTGGTCATGGATTTGCCTTCACTATATCACCAGACAAACTACTTAATGGATTTCCAagtccatatcttggtgtattcAACCCCAGTGATGTTGGAAACTTATCAAATCATGTATTCGCTGTTGAATTTGATACAGTTCAAGATTTTGAGTTTGGAGATATTGATGATAATCATATTGGTATTGATATCGATGGTTTGAACTCCACTTCTTCAGTTTCCGCAGCATATTTTGCCGAGAATTCTACAAAAGTAAACATTACTCTCAAAAGTGGTAACATATTTCAGGTATGGATTGATTATGATTCTATTGAATATGTTGTTAATGTTAGTATCTCACCattttcatggaaaccaaaacaacCAATTCTCAGTACTAGTAGAATAGATCTTTCTTCGGTTTTCGAAGATTCGATGTATGGACTCTCTTCTTCTACTGGTTTACTTGCTAGTTCACATTATATACTGGGGTGGGATTTCAAAATGAATGGAATTTCTAGAAATCTTGATCTTAGCTCGTTGCCTTCACTTCCTGGACTTAAGAAAAAACATGTTGCAGTAATAATTGGTGTTTCTGTCTCctctattcttcttcttattgTTGCGGTTTGTTTCGCCATTTACTTGTTTATAAAAATTAAGAATGCGGATGTTATTGAAGATTGGGAACTTGATATTGGACCGCATCGATTCTCTTACGAAGAATTAAAAACTGCAACAAAAGGTTTCAAGGAAAAGGAATTACTTGGGGTTGGTGGATTTGGTAAAGTTTACAAAGGGAGGTTGCCAAATTCGAAAGCTGTGGTTGCAGTTAAGAGAATTTCTCATGATTCAAAACAAGGTTTGCATGAATTTGTGTCGGAAATCGGAACTATTGGACGTCTTCGTCACCGGAATCTAGTTCAACTACAAGGATGGTGCAGAAGAAGAGGTGATCTGCTTCTTGTTTACGATTATATGCCTAATGGAAGCTTAGATAAATACATCTACCGCGAACCCAAAATTGTCTTGAGTTGGGAACAAAGATTTAAGATCATTAAAGGTGTTTCTGCAGCATTACTATATCTACATGAGCAATGggaacagattgttgttcacagAGATATAAAAGCTAGTAACATATTGCTAGATGGTGAATTTAATGGACGATTAGGCGATTTCGGTCTTGCTAAATTGTATGAACACGGTTCAAATCCAGGTACAACTCGAATAGTAGGTACATTGGGTTATCTAGCACCAGAGTTAACAAAAACAGGTAAAGCAACACCAAGTTCAGATGTGTTTGCATTTGGTGCACTTTTACTGGAAACATGTTGTGGCAGAAGACCCATTGAACCGAAAGCAGTTCCTGCAGAACTGACTTTGATTGATTGGGTTTGGGATAAATGGACTAGTGGATTGATTTTTGATGTAGTTGATCCAAGACTgaaagatgaatttgatgaagatgaggttctaagagcatccacagtgggcgaggaaGACTAA